The following coding sequences are from one Rathayibacter sp. SW19 window:
- the rplS gene encoding 50S ribosomal protein L19 produces MHILDQVDAASLRSDIPAFRAGDTVKVHVNIIEGTRSRIQVFQGVVIGRSGEGVRETFTVRKVSFQVGVERTFPVHSPVIDHIEVVTRGDVRRAKLYYLRELRGKKAKIKEKRDA; encoded by the coding sequence ATGCACATTCTCGACCAGGTCGACGCAGCGTCGCTGCGCAGCGACATTCCGGCCTTCCGCGCCGGTGACACCGTCAAGGTGCACGTCAACATCATCGAAGGAACTCGCTCCCGCATCCAGGTTTTCCAGGGCGTCGTGATCGGCCGTAGTGGTGAAGGCGTTCGTGAGACATTCACGGTCCGCAAAGTCAGCTTCCAGGTCGGCGTCGAGCGCACCTTCCCCGTGCACTCCCCAGTGATCGACCACATCGAGGTCGTCACCCGTGGTGACGTGCGTCGCGCCAAGCTGTACTACCTGCGCGAACTGCGCGGCAAGAAGGCCAAGATCAAGGAAAAGCGCGACGCGTAA
- a CDS encoding DUF2469 domain-containing protein: MDEDEFDDYDREVELALYREYRDVVAQFKYVIETERRFYLANEVDFVRRDTEHDFYFELTMNDVWVWDVYRSDRFVKSVRVLTFKDVNIEELSTKDFELPKELALDE; encoded by the coding sequence ATGGATGAAGACGAGTTCGACGACTATGACCGCGAGGTCGAGCTTGCGCTCTACCGCGAATATCGGGATGTCGTCGCCCAATTCAAGTACGTGATCGAGACAGAACGTCGCTTCTATCTCGCAAACGAGGTGGACTTCGTGCGGCGCGACACTGAGCACGACTTCTACTTCGAATTGACGATGAACGATGTCTGGGTGTGGGATGTGTACCGCTCCGATCGGTTCGTCAAATCCGTGCGTGTGCTGACGTTCAAGGATGTCAACATCGAAGAGCTCTCGACCAAAGATTTCGAACTGCCGAAGGAACTCGCACTCGACGAGTAA
- a CDS encoding ribonuclease HII: MIVTPTCDFERALHVSGAHWVIGCDEVGRGAIAGPVAVGMVVVDADIEPMPLGLRDSKLLSEPRREALAPLCRRWARFHAVGLASPLEVDSLGIIACLGLAGKRALIALHKLGAPIQDATVILDGNHDYLGPALHSATPAVVTKVKADQTCASVAAASVIAKVHRDRLMIERDALTPGYGWAANKGYGSAAHLAAIAALGASDFHRRTWLKQATA, translated from the coding sequence ATGATCGTCACTCCGACCTGCGACTTCGAACGAGCATTGCACGTCAGCGGCGCGCACTGGGTGATCGGCTGTGACGAAGTCGGCCGGGGCGCCATCGCGGGGCCCGTCGCCGTCGGAATGGTCGTCGTCGACGCCGATATCGAACCGATGCCGCTCGGACTCCGGGACTCGAAGCTGCTCAGCGAGCCTCGAAGGGAAGCGCTCGCGCCCCTTTGCCGCAGGTGGGCGCGGTTCCACGCGGTTGGCCTGGCGTCGCCGCTTGAGGTTGACTCCCTTGGCATCATCGCCTGCCTGGGCCTCGCCGGCAAACGTGCACTGATCGCGTTGCACAAGCTGGGCGCGCCGATACAGGATGCGACGGTGATCCTCGACGGCAACCACGACTACCTCGGCCCGGCACTGCACTCCGCGACGCCCGCAGTGGTGACGAAGGTCAAAGCGGACCAGACCTGCGCGTCTGTGGCAGCGGCATCCGTCATCGCAAAGGTGCACCGAGACCGGCTGATGATCGAACGCGACGCCCTCACTCCAGGCTACGGCTGGGCCGCAAACAAGGGCTATGGCAGCGCCGCCCATCTGGCCGCGATCGCGGCGCTCGGCGCCAGTGACTTCCATCGGCGCACCTGGCTCAAGCAGGCCACAGCGTAG
- the dprA gene encoding DNA-processing protein DprA, with the protein MTIFGFDEPTVDRLIAAVRNADRSIDGEERAALVARAAWSGIAEPGDGTAGSLIATIGPSLALRSVLEGWPADRVLGIMREHDLDSAATVKPELAAAVKRWQPRLKSAEVLHALEQAARVGAALVAPNDPGWPGGLHDLGRHSPIALWLRGKSAVCARLERSIALVGARAASGYGEQVTMDASAGLAERGFAIVSGAAYGIDGMAHRAALAADGVTVAFLAGGVDRFYPSGHDALLSRIVAAGAVISEVPCGAAPTKWRFLQRNRLIAASASATVVVEAGRRSGSLNTAGHAAALGRPLGAVPGPVTSPTSAGCHRLIRDYDAICVTTVEEMSELVDGAAVTDRALLGDPTTEETRVFDALSVRAARDVQDIAARAGLAASTVVAALGLLELTGRVREAERGWVRTS; encoded by the coding sequence ATGACGATCTTCGGATTCGACGAGCCAACCGTCGATCGGCTCATTGCGGCGGTGCGCAATGCAGATCGTTCGATTGACGGTGAGGAGCGAGCGGCTCTGGTCGCGCGAGCGGCCTGGTCAGGCATCGCGGAGCCGGGGGACGGCACGGCGGGGAGCCTGATCGCGACCATCGGGCCGAGCCTGGCATTGCGTTCCGTGCTCGAAGGGTGGCCGGCAGACCGTGTTCTCGGAATCATGCGCGAGCATGACCTTGACTCGGCGGCGACGGTGAAGCCGGAGCTCGCCGCTGCCGTCAAGCGCTGGCAACCGCGCCTGAAGTCCGCGGAAGTGCTGCACGCGCTCGAGCAGGCCGCGCGCGTCGGCGCCGCGCTCGTGGCGCCGAACGACCCAGGATGGCCCGGCGGGCTTCATGACCTGGGCAGACACTCACCGATCGCCCTGTGGCTGCGCGGAAAGTCCGCAGTCTGCGCACGGCTGGAACGGTCGATTGCCCTAGTCGGGGCGCGGGCCGCCTCGGGTTACGGGGAGCAGGTCACGATGGACGCATCCGCAGGGTTGGCGGAGCGCGGATTCGCAATCGTCTCCGGTGCGGCGTATGGAATCGATGGCATGGCCCATCGTGCGGCGCTCGCGGCAGACGGTGTTACCGTGGCGTTCCTGGCCGGCGGCGTCGACCGGTTCTATCCGAGCGGGCACGACGCTCTGCTCAGTAGGATCGTGGCGGCCGGTGCCGTCATATCGGAGGTGCCGTGCGGTGCAGCCCCGACAAAATGGCGCTTCCTGCAACGCAATCGTCTGATTGCCGCCAGCGCCAGCGCGACAGTTGTCGTGGAGGCAGGGCGCCGAAGCGGTTCATTGAACACTGCTGGGCACGCTGCGGCCCTTGGCAGGCCGCTTGGGGCTGTGCCCGGGCCGGTGACCTCCCCGACCTCGGCGGGCTGCCATCGCTTGATCCGTGACTACGACGCCATCTGCGTCACGACAGTCGAGGAGATGAGTGAACTCGTCGACGGTGCTGCTGTCACCGACAGGGCGTTGCTGGGCGATCCGACAACGGAAGAAACCAGGGTCTTCGATGCACTGAGTGTGCGAGCGGCACGCGATGTGCAGGACATTGCCGCACGCGCCGGCCTTGCAGCATCAACTGTCGTAGCCGCGCTGGGTCTGCTTGAACTGACCGGGCGAGTTCGTGAAGCAGAGCGCGGCTGGGTCAGAACGTCCTAA
- the lepB gene encoding signal peptidase I, protein MTDDTEAVRSDRTALDKRKRQRSVKLFLRDILIIFVVAVLVSFLIKTFLVRSFYIPSGSMESTLLINDRIIVNELEPNLMPIHHGDVVVFTDPGGWLPPAAPVKQNPIAAGIDWALSVVGLSAPDSDDHLIKRVIGMPGDHVACCNALGQLSVNGVPLKEPYIKLPLGEVNAASVSFDVKVPKGDLWVMGDNRWDSQDSSRNQSLPGKGFVPIKDVVGRAVLISWPVSRWAYLDNYPDVFRGVENSP, encoded by the coding sequence ATGACAGACGACACGGAGGCCGTTCGGTCCGACCGTACGGCCCTGGACAAACGCAAGCGGCAACGCAGCGTCAAACTCTTTCTCCGAGACATTCTGATCATCTTCGTTGTCGCGGTCTTGGTGTCGTTCCTCATCAAGACCTTTCTCGTTCGGTCGTTCTACATTCCGTCAGGCTCGATGGAGAGCACCCTGCTGATCAATGACCGGATCATCGTCAACGAACTCGAGCCGAACCTGATGCCGATCCATCACGGCGATGTCGTCGTTTTCACAGACCCAGGCGGATGGCTGCCCCCCGCTGCGCCGGTCAAGCAGAATCCGATAGCGGCCGGAATCGACTGGGCACTGTCCGTCGTCGGCCTGTCCGCTCCGGACAGCGATGACCACCTCATCAAACGGGTCATCGGAATGCCGGGCGACCACGTCGCCTGCTGCAACGCTCTCGGTCAACTGAGCGTGAACGGTGTGCCGCTCAAAGAGCCGTATATCAAGCTTCCACTCGGCGAAGTGAACGCCGCATCGGTCTCCTTCGACGTGAAGGTGCCCAAGGGCGACCTGTGGGTCATGGGCGACAATCGGTGGGACTCTCAAGACTCGAGTCGCAACCAGTCGCTGCCAGGCAAAGGGTTCGTCCCGATCAAGGATGTCGTCGGCCGTGCCGTACTGATCAGCTGGCCGGTCAGTCGCTGGGCCTATCTCGACAACTATCCAGATGTATTCCGCGGCGTCGAGAACAGCCCGTAA
- the rpsB gene encoding 30S ribosomal protein S2, producing MAVVTMRQLLDSGVHFGHQTRRWNPKMKRFILTERSGSYIIDLQQSLTYIDTTYDFVKETVAHGGTILFVGTKKQAQNAISEQATRVGQPYVNQRWLGGLLTNFQTVSKRLARMKELEELDYEGTTSGFTKKELLIKKRELDKLHKSLGGIRNLTKTPSALWVVDTKKEHLAIDEAKKLGIPVIGILDTNCDPDEVQYPIPGNDDAIRSVSLLTRIVADAAAEGLIQRHQKPEEGEEPAEPLAEWERELLQASEDDMPTQSSADTEKVANLNEAKKEATTAEVATAEQVEAAADEPAVVETVAVEDAADEPVAVEAEVVEEAGETATASE from the coding sequence ATGGCCGTCGTAACAATGCGCCAGCTGCTCGACAGCGGCGTCCACTTCGGACACCAGACCCGCCGCTGGAACCCGAAGATGAAGCGCTTCATCCTGACCGAACGCAGTGGCAGCTACATCATCGATCTGCAGCAGTCGCTGACCTACATCGACACGACCTACGACTTCGTGAAGGAGACGGTCGCGCACGGGGGCACCATCCTGTTCGTCGGCACTAAGAAGCAGGCACAGAACGCGATTTCCGAGCAGGCGACGCGTGTCGGCCAGCCCTATGTCAACCAGCGCTGGCTGGGCGGCTTGCTGACCAACTTCCAGACCGTCTCCAAGCGTCTCGCGCGCATGAAGGAACTCGAGGAGCTCGACTACGAGGGCACGACGAGCGGTTTCACCAAGAAAGAACTTCTGATCAAGAAGCGCGAGCTCGACAAGCTGCACAAGTCACTTGGCGGCATCCGCAACCTGACGAAGACGCCGAGTGCCCTGTGGGTCGTCGACACCAAGAAGGAGCACCTCGCGATCGACGAAGCCAAGAAGCTGGGCATCCCGGTCATCGGCATCCTCGACACGAACTGCGATCCCGACGAGGTGCAGTACCCGATTCCGGGCAATGACGACGCCATCCGTTCCGTCAGCCTGCTGACGCGGATTGTGGCGGATGCGGCGGCAGAGGGCCTGATCCAACGCCACCAGAAGCCGGAGGAGGGCGAAGAGCCCGCTGAGCCGCTTGCCGAGTGGGAGCGCGAACTGCTGCAGGCCTCGGAAGACGACATGCCGACGCAGTCCAGCGCCGACACCGAGAAGGTCGCGAACCTCAATGAGGCCAAGAAGGAGGCGACGACCGCTGAGGTCGCCACGGCTGAGCAGGTCGAAGCAGCTGCAGATGAGCCCGCCGTCGTCGAGACTGTCGCCGTTGAGGACGCCGCAGACGAGCCCGTCGCCGTCGAGGCTGAGGTCGTCGAGGAAGCCGGCGAGACCGCGACAGCGTCCGAATAG
- a CDS encoding GntR family transcriptional regulator, translating to MTFNALQGPTHRLDLAPTNTIADQVVEEILRAIDAGEYAPGDIVNDVEMAARFGVSRTPVREALQRLRVFRVIETAASRYTRITRPDRGVLIEGRIVWVALLGAVIDEVAENAPTALIDELEQSLMALREAIDNSDGNGAIAGVQTYLRSLMRYSHNRTLLEALSAYLHQFGLAVRSIGGTHAAELIAVLFAVDGRHSLLQELADALRAGDVAACRDVLRSIQRQGVPTEESLLGLA from the coding sequence ATGACTTTCAATGCGTTACAAGGACCAACTCACCGACTCGATCTGGCGCCGACCAACACCATCGCCGACCAGGTCGTCGAGGAGATTCTGCGCGCGATCGACGCGGGGGAGTATGCACCCGGCGACATCGTGAATGACGTGGAGATGGCGGCACGTTTCGGTGTGTCCCGCACGCCGGTGCGGGAAGCACTGCAACGCCTGCGCGTTTTCCGAGTCATCGAAACAGCGGCGAGCAGATACACACGCATCACGAGGCCGGACAGAGGCGTGCTCATCGAGGGCCGTATCGTCTGGGTTGCTCTGCTTGGCGCCGTAATCGACGAGGTTGCCGAGAACGCGCCTACTGCCCTGATCGATGAACTCGAGCAAAGCCTGATGGCGCTTCGCGAAGCGATCGACAATTCAGACGGAAATGGCGCGATCGCGGGCGTACAGACATACCTTCGCAGCCTGATGCGATACTCGCATAACCGAACTTTGCTTGAGGCACTGAGCGCTTATCTGCACCAGTTCGGTCTCGCCGTGCGCTCCATCGGCGGCACGCATGCCGCGGAGCTGATCGCTGTGCTGTTCGCGGTCGACGGTCGGCATTCCCTCTTGCAAGAGTTGGCCGACGCTCTGCGTGCCGGCGATGTCGCAGCATGCCGCGACGTGCTCAGGAGCATTCAGCGGCAAGGCGTGCCGACGGAGGAGTCGCTGCTCGGTCTTGCGTGA
- a CDS encoding M23 family metallopeptidase — MIVSWRVPPACWARACLAAALAVLSATLQPVLPEVASGSASDTTASDALGTSPPTAAPPIVVTNAGAQALRAVAAPANVRWAWPIDPPHSILAGFQAPLTRYSAGHRGIDIASTPGALVRAPADATVYFSGAVVDRPVLTLQTAAGVLVSLEPVVGSVPLELPVRAGEVVGTVGSGGHCDRECVHLGVRVAGEYVSPLLFLGGAARAILLPLG, encoded by the coding sequence GTGATCGTCTCGTGGCGTGTTCCTCCCGCTTGCTGGGCAAGAGCGTGCCTGGCCGCGGCGTTGGCGGTCCTATCGGCAACTCTTCAGCCAGTCTTGCCGGAGGTCGCGTCGGGGTCCGCGTCGGACACGACGGCCTCGGATGCACTCGGCACGAGCCCGCCCACAGCGGCACCGCCCATTGTGGTCACCAACGCCGGCGCTCAGGCGCTTCGCGCAGTGGCGGCACCTGCGAATGTCCGCTGGGCTTGGCCGATCGATCCGCCGCACAGCATCCTCGCCGGGTTTCAAGCGCCGCTGACGCGGTACAGCGCAGGGCACCGCGGCATCGACATCGCCTCGACCCCGGGTGCACTCGTGCGCGCCCCCGCTGACGCGACGGTCTATTTCTCCGGTGCGGTTGTCGACCGACCGGTGCTCACCCTGCAGACCGCTGCCGGGGTGTTGGTGAGCCTGGAACCCGTTGTTGGGTCGGTGCCGCTCGAGCTGCCCGTGCGCGCGGGCGAGGTCGTTGGAACGGTCGGTTCCGGTGGTCACTGCGATCGCGAATGCGTGCATCTCGGCGTACGTGTCGCCGGTGAGTACGTCTCGCCTCTCCTGTTCCTCGGGGGCGCAGCCCGCGCCATCCTCCTTCCGTTGGGTTGA
- a CDS encoding sugar porter family MFS transporter, translating into MSDTEPHRNEIVHGGTQAGHPNRGKIIGITLAAALGGLLFGFDTSVINGAVDSIKHEFTLGDAAIGFTVAITLLGCAVGAWFAGQLADLWGRKPVMVIAAILFVASSIGSGLAFSDWELMIWRLIGGLAIGIASVIAPAYIGEIAPAKMRGALSSLQQLAITLGIFLALLSDAALAGPEGNALRSLWFGVPAWRWMLLVGVIPAVIYGILALTIPESPQFLIRKGRDTEALAVVRNVTGAADPDARLAEIQDSLEAERRARYSDLRGKAWGLQPILWVGIGMAAFQQLVGINAIFYYSTTLWKSVGFSASDSFTTSVITSIINVVLTFVAIFFVDKVGRKLLLLWGSGGMFVGLVLAAVSFSQAQGSGADITLAQPWGVIALIGANLFVIFFAATWGPVMWVVLGEVFPNKIRGLGLGIAAAFNWIFNFLVTLLFPIMTAAVGLGFVYAGFAFFAVLSFWFVKALLPEVSGLELEDKGKLTHMHRDHATA; encoded by the coding sequence ATGTCGGATACTGAACCGCACCGAAACGAAATTGTGCACGGGGGCACGCAGGCCGGGCATCCGAATCGCGGAAAGATCATCGGAATTACGCTCGCGGCTGCACTTGGCGGGCTGCTGTTCGGATTCGATACGTCCGTCATCAACGGTGCGGTTGACTCGATCAAACACGAGTTCACCCTCGGAGACGCCGCGATCGGTTTCACGGTAGCCATCACCCTGCTCGGCTGTGCAGTCGGGGCGTGGTTCGCAGGTCAATTGGCTGACCTGTGGGGACGCAAGCCGGTCATGGTGATCGCCGCAATCCTGTTCGTCGCAAGTTCGATCGGGTCCGGGCTGGCATTCTCCGACTGGGAGCTGATGATCTGGCGACTCATCGGAGGGCTGGCGATCGGCATCGCGTCAGTGATCGCGCCTGCATACATCGGCGAGATCGCCCCGGCCAAGATGCGTGGTGCCCTGAGTTCGCTGCAGCAGTTGGCGATCACGCTCGGCATCTTTCTGGCTTTGCTATCGGATGCCGCACTGGCCGGCCCTGAGGGCAACGCACTTCGAAGCCTGTGGTTCGGGGTGCCCGCCTGGCGCTGGATGCTCCTTGTCGGAGTAATTCCAGCGGTGATCTACGGAATCCTCGCGCTGACCATCCCGGAGTCGCCTCAGTTCCTCATCCGAAAAGGCCGAGATACCGAAGCGCTCGCCGTCGTGCGCAACGTGACCGGCGCAGCCGACCCGGACGCCCGGCTGGCGGAGATTCAGGACAGTCTCGAGGCGGAACGACGTGCCCGCTACAGCGACCTGCGCGGAAAAGCCTGGGGGCTCCAGCCGATTCTGTGGGTCGGCATCGGCATGGCTGCGTTCCAACAATTGGTCGGCATCAACGCGATCTTCTATTACTCGACAACGCTGTGGAAGTCGGTCGGATTCAGCGCATCCGACTCGTTCACGACCTCAGTGATCACCTCGATCATCAACGTCGTCCTCACCTTCGTCGCGATCTTCTTCGTAGACAAGGTCGGCCGCAAACTACTGCTGCTCTGGGGCTCGGGCGGCATGTTCGTCGGCCTCGTTCTCGCCGCTGTCTCATTCTCGCAAGCGCAAGGGTCAGGAGCCGACATCACGCTTGCGCAACCGTGGGGCGTGATCGCACTGATCGGTGCGAACCTATTCGTGATCTTCTTCGCTGCGACCTGGGGGCCCGTCATGTGGGTCGTCCTCGGAGAAGTCTTCCCGAACAAGATCCGCGGTTTGGGGCTGGGCATCGCGGCGGCGTTCAACTGGATCTTCAACTTCCTCGTCACCCTGCTGTTCCCGATAATGACGGCCGCCGTCGGGCTGGGTTTCGTCTACGCCGGCTTCGCATTCTTCGCTGTGCTGTCGTTCTGGTTCGTCAAAGCGCTCCTACCGGAGGTCAGCGGCCTCGAGTTGGAAGACAAGGGCAAGCTCACCCACATGCACCGGGACCACGCAACGGCCTAG
- a CDS encoding tyrosine recombinase XerC — translation MDLQRAIDDFVVYLSAERGYSAQTVRAYRADLTRLREFAADRAVEDPDGLTLEILRDWLWQGAQAGLAKATLARHSAAAKSFSAWTARTGQSATDSGARLRAPKPDRKLPRVLTRTQMDGILRALGTRAQTGNPVAVRDLAVIELLYASALRVSELTGLDVDDVDLERLTVRVLGKGAKERVVPFGVPARAAILENIRVARPLLLKRAAGGDKADARRSAATPALFLGARGARLGTRAVYDLVAGILIDLPGSGPAGPHALRHTAATHLLDGGADLRAVQELLGHASLGTTQIYTHVSTQRLVESYRLAHPRA, via the coding sequence ATGGACCTCCAGCGGGCGATCGACGACTTTGTGGTCTATTTGAGCGCAGAGCGTGGCTATTCGGCGCAGACGGTTCGCGCTTATCGTGCCGATCTCACTCGTTTACGCGAGTTCGCCGCCGACCGTGCGGTCGAAGATCCCGACGGGCTCACCCTGGAGATTCTGCGTGATTGGCTCTGGCAAGGTGCACAAGCCGGCCTCGCCAAGGCGACACTCGCGCGACATTCTGCTGCGGCCAAGAGTTTCAGCGCATGGACCGCACGCACCGGGCAGTCCGCGACCGACAGCGGGGCGCGGCTGCGTGCACCCAAGCCGGACCGCAAGCTGCCACGGGTTCTCACGCGCACACAAATGGACGGCATCCTGCGCGCGCTCGGCACGCGTGCCCAGACGGGCAATCCCGTCGCCGTGCGCGACCTCGCCGTGATCGAACTGCTCTATGCATCGGCGCTGCGTGTCTCAGAACTGACCGGGTTGGACGTCGACGACGTCGACTTGGAACGCTTGACCGTTCGCGTGCTCGGCAAGGGCGCCAAAGAACGGGTCGTGCCATTCGGAGTGCCGGCACGAGCGGCGATCCTGGAGAATATCCGCGTGGCGCGTCCGTTGCTCCTGAAGCGCGCCGCCGGTGGCGACAAGGCCGATGCGCGACGCTCGGCTGCCACGCCAGCCTTGTTTCTCGGTGCGCGCGGTGCGCGTCTTGGCACTCGCGCGGTATACGACTTGGTTGCCGGAATCCTTATCGACCTGCCAGGCTCCGGGCCCGCTGGTCCGCACGCCCTGCGACACACCGCTGCAACGCACCTGCTCGATGGAGGAGCAGACTTGCGCGCTGTGCAAGAACTGCTCGGCCATGCGAGCCTCGGAACCACTCAGATCTACACCCACGTGTCGACGCAACGACTCGTAGAAAGTTATCGGCTCGCGCACCCGCGGGCTTGA
- a CDS encoding YifB family Mg chelatase-like AAA ATPase, whose amino-acid sequence MAVGRTYSVALLGLAGSIVEVEADISSNLPSIVLIGLPDAALTEARDRVRAAAANSGCPLTGRKLTINLSPAALPKHGSGFDLAIALASLAAAGDVSTDSVEGVVHLGELGLDGRLRPMAGILPAVLAAARAGKDAVMVPVGNADEAALVPGIRVLPVASLREAAIHHGGRYDPIPVDPLIPAAEPDGVGNEYDVADIVGNDAAVHALLIAAAGGHHVFLLGPPGAGKTMLAERLPGLLPDLDEQAALEATSIRSLSGRPVGAELMTRPPLEAPHHTATAAAIIGGGSGRIRPGAAVRASHGVLFLDEAPEFATAVLDVLRQPLESGKITIHRANGVAQFPGRFQLVMAANPCPCGQYGAPEDTCTCTPSARRRYLGRVSGPLMDRIDIRLTLRRVTATQLRLADDAVRPNTATARVRVHEARQAARDRLRSTPWTMNGQVSGPWLRDRSRRLGPSTTASLDRALERGGITMRGYDRTLRLAWTVADIEGAARPTAEHIGAALYLRKGMTS is encoded by the coding sequence ATGGCCGTCGGGCGCACGTACTCCGTGGCCCTGCTCGGGCTCGCGGGATCGATCGTCGAGGTCGAGGCGGATATCTCAAGCAATCTTCCGTCGATCGTGTTGATCGGCCTTCCTGATGCTGCGCTGACCGAGGCGCGCGACCGTGTGCGCGCCGCCGCGGCAAACTCGGGCTGCCCCCTCACCGGGCGCAAGCTCACGATCAACCTGTCGCCGGCAGCGCTGCCGAAACACGGCTCGGGCTTCGACCTGGCGATCGCTTTGGCGAGTCTCGCGGCCGCTGGAGACGTGTCAACCGACTCGGTCGAAGGGGTCGTCCATTTGGGGGAACTGGGCCTCGACGGGCGATTGCGGCCAATGGCGGGGATCCTGCCCGCCGTGTTGGCCGCCGCTCGAGCCGGCAAAGACGCGGTGATGGTGCCTGTCGGCAATGCCGACGAGGCCGCACTCGTCCCCGGAATCCGAGTGCTGCCCGTCGCTTCCTTGAGAGAGGCGGCCATTCACCACGGCGGTCGCTATGACCCGATCCCGGTTGATCCGCTGATTCCCGCCGCCGAACCCGACGGCGTCGGCAACGAGTACGACGTTGCCGACATCGTGGGCAATGACGCGGCGGTCCACGCGCTGCTGATCGCGGCGGCGGGCGGCCACCACGTGTTCCTGCTGGGCCCACCGGGGGCGGGCAAGACGATGTTGGCGGAACGGCTGCCCGGGCTGTTGCCGGATCTTGACGAACAAGCCGCACTCGAAGCGACGTCGATCCGGTCGCTTTCCGGGCGACCAGTCGGTGCGGAACTGATGACCCGACCGCCGCTGGAAGCCCCACATCACACGGCGACGGCCGCGGCCATTATCGGCGGCGGAAGCGGCCGCATCCGCCCGGGTGCGGCTGTTCGCGCATCACACGGCGTGCTGTTCCTGGACGAGGCGCCGGAGTTTGCAACCGCAGTACTGGATGTGCTGCGCCAGCCGCTCGAATCCGGCAAGATCACGATTCACCGGGCCAACGGTGTGGCGCAGTTCCCCGGCCGATTCCAACTCGTGATGGCAGCGAATCCATGCCCGTGCGGGCAGTACGGGGCACCGGAGGACACCTGCACGTGCACACCGTCCGCCAGGAGGCGCTACCTGGGGCGTGTGTCCGGGCCGCTGATGGATCGAATCGACATCCGCCTGACGCTGCGCAGAGTCACAGCGACCCAGTTGCGATTGGCGGACGACGCCGTCCGGCCGAACACCGCGACGGCGCGCGTTCGCGTGCACGAGGCGCGTCAAGCGGCACGCGACCGGTTGCGATCCACACCGTGGACGATGAACGGCCAGGTCTCGGGGCCCTGGCTGAGGGACCGGTCGCGGCGACTCGGCCCGAGCACTACCGCAAGTCTCGATCGCGCCCTTGAGCGCGGCGGTATCACCATGCGCGGCTATGACAGGACCTTGCGGCTGGCGTGGACAGTGGCGGACATCGAGGGTGCCGCTCGCCCCACGGCGGAGCACATCGGCGCCGCGCTGTACCTGAGGAAGGGGATGACTTCATGA
- a CDS encoding YraN family protein, with the protein MAAKDTLGRRGEELAAEYLQAHGYRLIDRNWRCNQGELDLIVERDGETVFVEVKTRSSLAYGHPFEAITAVKVARLRRLAAAWCAESEQFVGRARVDAVAVIASGDDVTIEHLEGVG; encoded by the coding sequence ATGGCAGCGAAAGACACGCTCGGAAGGCGCGGCGAGGAACTGGCCGCAGAGTATTTGCAGGCGCACGGCTATCGGCTGATCGACCGTAATTGGCGGTGCAACCAAGGCGAGCTCGATCTCATCGTCGAGCGCGATGGCGAGACGGTTTTCGTAGAAGTCAAGACGCGCAGCTCGCTGGCTTACGGGCATCCGTTCGAAGCGATCACAGCAGTCAAGGTGGCACGTCTTCGGCGCCTGGCCGCCGCGTGGTGCGCCGAATCGGAGCAGTTCGTCGGGCGCGCCCGAGTCGACGCCGTCGCCGTGATCGCCTCCGGCGACGACGTCACGATCGAACACCTGGAAGGTGTCGGCTGA